The Nitrosomonas sp. sh817 genome includes a window with the following:
- a CDS encoding glycoside hydrolase family 19 protein produces MLSIDKLKSQVPDAVLAQIPDCAAKFGIDSPLRLAHFLAQCAHESAEFKALEENLNYSADGLKKVFSKYFPGDLANGYARQPEKIASRVYANRMGNGDEASKEGYKYRGRGYIQLTGKDNYDAFAKAIGDDVVTNPDWVKTKYPLLSAAWFWNTRALNELADQGASDDVVTKITKKVNGGTLGLDDRISHFKKYYALLA; encoded by the coding sequence ATGTTATCGATTGATAAGCTGAAATCGCAGGTTCCCGATGCCGTGCTGGCTCAAATTCCCGATTGTGCCGCCAAATTCGGCATCGATTCACCGCTGCGCCTGGCCCACTTTCTCGCGCAATGCGCGCATGAAAGCGCGGAGTTCAAAGCCTTGGAAGAAAATCTGAATTATTCCGCTGATGGATTGAAGAAGGTATTTTCCAAATATTTTCCCGGTGATCTGGCGAATGGTTATGCCCGTCAACCGGAAAAGATCGCTTCGCGGGTATACGCCAATCGCATGGGTAACGGTGACGAAGCCAGCAAAGAAGGCTATAAATACCGCGGACGGGGTTACATTCAACTGACCGGAAAAGATAACTACGATGCGTTTGCCAAAGCGATTGGCGATGATGTGGTGACTAACCCGGATTGGGTCAAAACCAAATACCCGCTGTTGTCCGCCGCATGGTTTTGGAACACTCGCGCACTCAATGAATTGGCCGATCAAGGCGCGAGCGATGATGTCGTGACAAAAATCACCAAGAAAGTGAATGGCGGCACGCTGGGGTTGGATGACCGGATCAGCCATTTCAAAAAGTATTACGCGTTATTGGCTTGA
- a CDS encoding bifunctional diguanylate cyclase/phosphodiesterase, producing the protein MPILSYPNFLQAAERKLSDSGNTCGNHAVLTINLGRLAELDGILGYAAVDQIIQTIATQLADALNPEDLTGITGRHQVSCLLVNLLAHAHAVLAAHKITRILNSPFPLGRQNILLNPCIGVAYGCDKNSTIDLMMRNASLAMQQALQEKELIKLFVENPEDAYLTQLHLWSDLNEAIETSALHLQFQPQFSVASGKIESTEALLRWTHPHHGPIRPDKLIQVAEGSILMPKLTQWVLHTALRECSTYRKAGIDAGVSINFSADDLREPDIIDLTAQALNIWNIPSDRITVEVTETAVMDTNRNILDTLNHLKDMGLKLSMDDFGTGYSSMSRMLELPLDEVKIDMIFVRQMTTHPKHERIVDSIINLAHQLNLTVVAEGVEDIDTFRRLTELGCDVIQGYLIGKPMPLTDFIKTVSQQSFEFLQPALSEAGDSDQSIPGIMNSR; encoded by the coding sequence ATGCCAATTCTAAGTTATCCAAATTTTTTACAAGCGGCTGAGCGCAAGTTATCGGATTCCGGCAACACCTGCGGAAATCATGCCGTTCTGACCATTAATCTCGGACGGCTTGCCGAACTGGACGGAATACTGGGCTATGCAGCCGTCGATCAAATCATACAGACAATCGCCACGCAGCTTGCAGACGCGCTTAATCCGGAAGATCTGACCGGTATCACCGGACGTCATCAAGTCAGTTGCTTATTGGTCAATTTACTGGCCCATGCCCATGCCGTATTGGCCGCTCATAAGATTACCAGAATTCTAAACTCGCCGTTTCCGCTTGGAAGGCAAAATATCCTGTTGAACCCGTGCATCGGGGTGGCATATGGTTGTGATAAAAATAGCACAATTGATCTCATGATGCGCAACGCCAGCCTTGCCATGCAACAAGCATTGCAAGAAAAAGAATTGATTAAGCTTTTTGTGGAGAACCCGGAAGATGCCTATCTGACCCAGCTCCATCTCTGGTCTGACTTGAACGAAGCAATCGAAACAAGCGCCCTGCATTTACAATTTCAACCGCAATTCTCCGTTGCCAGCGGCAAAATCGAATCGACGGAAGCGCTGTTGCGTTGGACGCATCCACACCATGGACCGATTAGGCCGGATAAACTGATTCAGGTCGCGGAAGGCTCGATACTGATGCCCAAGCTCACGCAATGGGTTTTACATACCGCATTACGCGAGTGTTCAACTTACCGCAAAGCAGGGATTGATGCGGGAGTGTCCATCAATTTTTCCGCTGACGATCTGCGCGAACCGGACATCATCGACTTGACCGCGCAAGCGCTCAATATCTGGAATATTCCTTCCGATCGCATTACCGTTGAAGTCACGGAGACCGCTGTGATGGATACCAACCGGAATATTCTTGACACGCTCAACCATCTGAAAGACATGGGGTTAAAACTTTCCATGGATGATTTCGGCACCGGTTATTCCTCGATGTCGCGCATGCTGGAGCTGCCGCTGGACGAGGTTAAAATCGATATGATTTTCGTGAGGCAAATGACAACGCACCCCAAGCACGAAAGAATTGTCGATTCCATCATTAACCTCGCACATCAGTTGAACTTAACCGTCGTTGCGGAAGGCGTGGAAGATATCGATACCTTCAGGCGATTGACCGAACTCGGCTGCGATGTGATTCAAGGATACTTGATCGGCAAGCCGATGCCGCTCACAGACTTCATCAAAACCGTCAGCCAGCAATCCTTCGAATTTCTTCAACCGGCATTGTCTGAAGCCGGAGATAGCGATCAGTCGATACCGGGAATCATGAATTCACGCTGA
- a CDS encoding surface-adhesin E family protein, translating to MLILLLIVSPVHAEWIKVDIAAKNSETHYFDPGTIFKDGPLRKIWVLSSYEEMQKGGFRAVKTQYEFDCQRHQARSITMLLYPDRDATGDVIGAHRTDSGNWFSFSASSMFRHIEETVCDD from the coding sequence ATGTTAATACTGCTATTGATTGTCAGTCCTGTGCACGCGGAATGGATCAAAGTGGATATTGCGGCAAAAAATAGCGAGACACATTATTTTGATCCGGGCACGATATTTAAGGACGGACCGCTCCGGAAAATCTGGGTATTATCCAGTTATGAAGAAATGCAAAAGGGTGGTTTCCGTGCGGTCAAAACACAGTATGAATTTGACTGTCAGCGCCACCAGGCCCGCTCGATCACGATGTTGCTTTATCCCGACCGGGATGCGACCGGTGATGTGATCGGTGCGCACCGCACTGATTCGGGTAATTGGTTTAGTTTCTCTGCCAGTTCAATGTTCCGGCATATCGAAGAGACCGTTTGTGATGATTGA
- a CDS encoding MotA/TolQ/ExbB proton channel family protein, whose protein sequence is MMEELNQAWIMLKLGGIIIIPLVLLGIIAVAIMLEKAFIYWRYARLSSDLLNLVETYGFKWNDLEKILSGLDSRHYYKRFFEVVISNRHQPAWWTESRAADEAQIIEESLARRLWALETIVTAAPLLGLVGTVIGMMRAFQVIGSEGLVNPTAVTGGVAEALIATVVGLAIALVALFGFNYFSRLQSLTMDEMERLGTRLIDNIRLDQQDNLDETA, encoded by the coding sequence ATGATGGAAGAACTAAATCAGGCCTGGATAATGTTGAAGCTTGGCGGAATCATCATCATTCCGCTGGTTTTATTGGGCATAATCGCAGTAGCGATTATGCTTGAAAAGGCATTTATCTATTGGCGGTATGCCCGGCTTTCCAGCGATTTGCTCAATCTGGTGGAAACCTATGGCTTCAAATGGAACGACCTGGAAAAAATTCTTTCCGGACTAGATAGCCGTCATTATTACAAGCGGTTCTTTGAAGTTGTCATTTCCAATCGCCACCAACCCGCTTGGTGGACGGAATCGCGCGCCGCCGATGAAGCGCAAATTATTGAAGAATCGCTTGCGCGCCGGCTCTGGGCGCTGGAAACCATCGTCACTGCCGCACCGCTGTTGGGTCTGGTGGGAACCGTGATCGGCATGATGCGGGCATTCCAGGTAATCGGCAGCGAAGGCCTGGTCAATCCGACGGCGGTTACTGGCGGCGTTGCGGAAGCATTGATTGCAACCGTCGTCGGACTGGCCATTGCGCTGGTAGCATTGTTCGGTTTCAATTATTTTTCCCGTTTGCAGTCGCTGACCATGGATGAAATGGAACGATTAGGCACTCGGCTGATCGACAACATCCGTCTGGATCAACAGGACAATCTCGATGAAACTGCGTAA
- a CDS encoding cytochrome P450, with the protein MSTSYLERYDAAPDTEKFPLVRRWMDTEPLPFFKELREKRPILVTPDCTLVTRFDDVREILKMYKVFTVKPYVPKMDNYLMAHDDDALHTREKSLMQFMLNRDDLPKVRNMVADIARGILGKANGQIEIVNSFCRMVPATLVQDYFGLTGANREDLIEWSYWNQYDTFHNHPFDLVPPELSQRIIDRHNETSKKLGEYITMLIAKRFLAVKAEKLTFSTIIRLRDDIVTRMLRTSFAKELDFDIKRLGVNAGGLLIGAIETTSQAVAQILQYLFQHPQWLEAAKTAAQKEDTADFDGIVWEALRFSPITPYLFRTTASDYTAAKGTNYETVLRTGTYVLPVTLSAMFDERAFESPDEFIPQRNWYNYFHFGFGNHECLGRYVGMVMIPEMVRQVLLQKNIEAKGNIDYKAGPFPEAYQLSWTTQ; encoded by the coding sequence ATGAGTACAAGTTATCTTGAACGGTATGACGCAGCCCCCGATACAGAGAAATTTCCATTGGTGCGCCGATGGATGGATACCGAACCGTTACCTTTCTTCAAAGAATTGCGCGAAAAACGTCCGATTTTAGTAACACCGGATTGCACGCTGGTGACCCGGTTTGACGATGTCAGGGAAATTTTGAAAATGTATAAGGTTTTTACCGTCAAACCTTATGTTCCAAAAATGGATAACTACTTAATGGCGCATGATGACGATGCATTGCATACGCGGGAAAAGTCACTCATGCAATTCATGCTCAATCGAGATGACCTGCCGAAAGTACGCAACATGGTTGCGGATATCGCCCGTGGCATTCTCGGTAAAGCCAACGGCCAAATCGAGATCGTGAACAGCTTTTGCCGCATGGTTCCAGCCACGCTGGTACAGGACTATTTCGGTCTAACCGGCGCTAACCGGGAAGACCTGATCGAGTGGTCCTACTGGAACCAATACGATACCTTTCACAACCATCCGTTCGATTTGGTGCCTCCGGAATTGTCACAGCGTATCATTGATCGCCATAACGAAACCTCCAAAAAACTGGGTGAGTACATCACCATGCTGATTGCAAAACGTTTTCTTGCAGTCAAGGCGGAAAAACTCACTTTTTCGACTATCATACGGTTACGGGACGACATCGTAACCAGAATGTTACGGACCAGCTTCGCCAAAGAATTGGATTTTGACATCAAGCGCTTGGGTGTCAATGCCGGCGGTCTGCTGATCGGTGCGATTGAAACCACTTCGCAAGCAGTTGCCCAAATATTGCAGTATCTGTTTCAACATCCGCAATGGCTGGAAGCCGCAAAAACAGCGGCACAAAAAGAAGATACGGCGGATTTCGATGGTATCGTTTGGGAAGCGCTGCGGTTCTCACCGATCACCCCTTATTTATTCCGCACGACCGCAAGCGACTATACCGCGGCTAAAGGAACAAATTATGAAACAGTGCTGCGTACCGGAACCTATGTGTTGCCGGTGACATTATCGGCAATGTTCGACGAACGGGCATTTGAGTCACCGGATGAATTCATCCCGCAACGCAATTGGTACAACTATTTCCATTTTGGATTCGGAAACCACGAATGCTTGGGACGTTATGTCGGGATGGTGATGATTCCCGAAATGGTTCGCCAAGTATTGTTACAGAAAAATATCGAAGCGAAAGGGAATATTGATTATAAGGCCGGCCCCTTCCCGGAAGCCTATCAATTATCCTGGACAACACAATAA
- a CDS encoding biopolymer transporter ExbD: protein MKLRKTRSVQKGKIEIIPMIDVMFFLLATFMLASLSMQNLDSLQVDLPEGQAEKLSAEKPVTLTLTKDSKIFINQTAVTLDTLASTLKPLLADSKQKLIVSADTEAPQGIVVQAMLRARTAGAQHFLIAVRHK, encoded by the coding sequence ATGAAACTGCGTAAAACCCGATCGGTCCAGAAAGGCAAGATCGAGATCATCCCGATGATCGACGTAATGTTTTTCTTGCTGGCGACATTCATGCTGGCTTCGTTATCGATGCAAAACCTGGATTCATTGCAAGTTGATCTGCCTGAAGGACAAGCGGAAAAACTGAGCGCGGAAAAGCCGGTCACGCTGACATTAACCAAAGACAGCAAAATCTTTATCAATCAGACGGCCGTCACACTCGATACGCTCGCCAGCACGCTAAAACCACTGCTTGCGGACTCCAAGCAAAAATTGATCGTCTCCGCGGATACCGAAGCGCCACAAGGAATCGTGGTACAAGCCATGCTGCGTGCCCGCACTGCCGGCGCGCAGCATTTCTTGATCGCCGTTAGGCACAAATAG
- the mutL gene encoding DNA mismatch repair endonuclease MutL — protein sequence MPPIKPLPELLINQIAAGEVVERPAAALKEILENSIDAGAKKITVQLQQGGIKQIRVADDGAGIAKDELLLALTRHSTSKISTLEDLHKITSLGFRGEALASIAAVARLTLTSQQQEQEHAWQIHAEGSTASQPAPAALTQGTIVDVNDLYFNIPARRKFLKSETTEFAHCDETFKRIALSQGGIEFMLQHNGKIRRHLRAASMPQRIAAILGDDFGQAGTLVDEQSTGMRLTGMVALPAFARSSRDMQYFFVNNRFVSDKLISHALREAYRDVLHLERHPAFVLFLEIDPESVDVNVHPSKTEVRFREARALHQFIFHAIHKALAAPHREQPVQTNEPALTARPFSKYPQASVADTGKVSQPASFYGTLFGTAPPLPAAPRNPPIAAATVTAAQPVSNEEKDDYPLGFALGQLHGIYILAQNARGLVVVDMHAAHERILYEQLKQALDRHEIAMQPLLIPAVFHADNLEVAVTEENQNTLTQLGFDIAILSPNTLAVRAVPATLKNADIAQLARDLLQEIREFGASQILTAKRNEILATMACHGAVRANRQLTLEEMNALLRDMEQTERAGQCNHGRPTWFETSLAELDKLFMRGK from the coding sequence ATGCCGCCGATCAAACCGCTTCCCGAATTACTGATCAACCAAATCGCTGCCGGTGAGGTGGTCGAACGTCCTGCGGCGGCACTCAAGGAAATTCTGGAAAACAGCATCGACGCTGGCGCCAAAAAAATCACCGTGCAACTGCAACAAGGCGGGATCAAGCAAATTCGCGTCGCGGATGACGGCGCGGGTATCGCCAAGGACGAATTGCTGCTGGCGCTAACGCGTCATAGCACCAGCAAAATCAGCACGCTGGAAGACCTGCACAAAATCACCAGCCTGGGCTTTCGCGGCGAAGCGCTGGCCAGCATTGCCGCCGTAGCCCGATTGACGCTCACCAGTCAGCAGCAGGAACAAGAACACGCCTGGCAAATCCACGCCGAAGGTTCTACTGCCTCCCAGCCCGCTCCGGCAGCATTGACGCAAGGCACGATTGTGGACGTCAACGACTTGTACTTCAATATTCCGGCCCGGCGCAAATTCCTGAAATCCGAAACCACCGAATTTGCGCATTGCGACGAAACTTTCAAGCGCATCGCGCTCTCGCAAGGCGGCATTGAATTCATGTTGCAGCACAACGGCAAGATACGCCGCCACCTCCGTGCCGCCAGCATGCCGCAACGGATCGCCGCGATTCTGGGAGACGATTTCGGCCAAGCAGGCACGCTGGTGGATGAACAATCTACCGGCATGCGTCTGACCGGCATGGTCGCGCTGCCAGCTTTTGCCAGATCTTCACGCGACATGCAGTATTTTTTTGTCAACAACCGTTTCGTCAGCGACAAGCTGATTTCGCATGCGCTGCGCGAAGCTTATCGCGATGTGCTGCATCTGGAACGGCATCCGGCGTTTGTGTTGTTTCTTGAGATTGATCCGGAAAGCGTCGATGTCAACGTGCACCCGAGCAAAACCGAAGTCCGTTTCCGCGAAGCGCGCGCATTGCATCAGTTCATTTTTCATGCCATCCATAAAGCGTTGGCAGCGCCTCACCGAGAGCAACCGGTTCAAACTAATGAACCTGCACTCACCGCGCGGCCATTTTCCAAGTACCCGCAAGCCAGCGTTGCAGATACCGGCAAGGTGTCACAACCGGCCAGTTTTTACGGCACTTTGTTCGGTACAGCGCCGCCTCTCCCCGCAGCGCCAAGAAATCCGCCAATTGCCGCAGCAACCGTAACAGCCGCTCAACCAGTCTCAAACGAAGAAAAAGACGACTACCCGCTTGGTTTTGCCCTGGGGCAATTACATGGCATCTATATCCTGGCGCAAAATGCCCGCGGGCTGGTGGTGGTCGACATGCATGCCGCGCACGAACGCATTCTGTACGAGCAATTGAAACAAGCGCTCGACCGGCACGAAATTGCAATGCAGCCGCTGCTGATTCCGGCAGTATTTCATGCCGACAATTTGGAAGTTGCCGTAACCGAAGAAAATCAAAACACGTTAACACAACTCGGATTCGACATTGCTATCCTGTCACCCAACACGCTAGCGGTCCGCGCCGTGCCAGCAACCTTGAAAAATGCCGATATTGCCCAGCTCGCGCGCGATCTGCTACAAGAAATCCGTGAATTCGGCGCCAGCCAGATCCTCACAGCCAAACGCAACGAAATCCTCGCCACCATGGCATGCCACGGTGCAGTACGCGCTAACCGTCAGTTAACACTCGAAGAAATGAACGCGTTGCTGCGCGACATGGAACAAACCGAACGCGCCGGTCAATGCAATCACGGACGGCCAACTTGGTTTGAAACCAGCCTGGCCGAGCTGGATAAATTGTTCATGCGCGGGAAATAG
- a CDS encoding Mut7-C RNAse domain-containing protein: MAQIGIHFHQSLNDFLVPELRDKEIHQRFSRKASIKDMIESFNVPHTEVALILVNGQAVDFDYLVHDTDHIEVYPTLEKCPVSTRLRLRPELPHPLTFVADTNLGKLARYLRLLGFDCLYRNDFDDNAIAEISHDQQRMLLTRDRLLLQRKIIIFGYFVRADIPKIQIHEVLKKFDLYPAIKPLTRCTRCNGHLAKIAKQQIDHRLQPLTKKYYDKFLTCQDCGQIYWQGSHHSRIQVMINEFIKTD, translated from the coding sequence GTGGCTCAGATCGGAATACATTTTCATCAATCATTAAATGATTTCCTTGTTCCGGAACTTCGTGACAAGGAAATCCATCAGCGTTTTTCTCGCAAAGCTTCGATCAAGGATATGATTGAATCCTTTAACGTGCCGCATACCGAAGTTGCGTTGATTCTGGTTAATGGACAGGCTGTGGATTTTGACTATCTTGTGCACGATACCGATCATATCGAGGTTTATCCAACCCTTGAAAAGTGCCCGGTTTCAACGCGGTTACGCCTTCGCCCCGAATTACCGCATCCGCTTACATTTGTGGCCGACACCAATCTCGGCAAGCTGGCGCGTTATCTTAGATTGCTAGGTTTTGACTGTCTCTACCGGAATGATTTTGACGACAACGCGATCGCTGAAATCTCACATGACCAACAGCGCATGCTGCTGACGCGGGATCGATTGCTATTACAACGCAAGATCATCATTTTCGGTTATTTTGTTAGAGCGGATATCCCGAAGATACAGATACACGAAGTTTTGAAAAAATTTGATCTGTATCCGGCGATCAAACCTCTGACACGCTGCACCCGTTGCAATGGTCATTTAGCAAAAATCGCCAAACAACAAATTGACCACCGTTTGCAGCCACTCACGAAAAAATACTACGATAAATTCTTAACTTGTCAGGACTGCGGACAAATTTACTGGCAGGGAAGCCACCACTCGCGCATACAAGTGATGATTAATGAATTCATCAAAACTGATTAG
- a CDS encoding HD-GYP domain-containing protein, with protein sequence MINNSSIEIPILDLKVGMYVSQLDRPWLDTPFPLQGVLMRTEKDIAALKKICQFVFVDIERSEPFVVQKHLPFAVFNQATSSANQNKSSNSEKLLQLDPLLQRVKTYDDFRTAEQEIPAATKAYDFTLALLNDITNNIERGIKFDIHAAHEVVDTLCESVIRNPDAALLLAQLKSTGKELYDSAVKTSVHMLAFGRHLGLPRRELSVLGLGGLLMDIGKQRLPKEIQTKRSMYLKPEERKLMKQHIAYSQEIVTQLCNVSDEVIKIVTQHHERENGNGYPLNLYANQIHPYGRMAAVVDSYEELIWGQSGMPGLRPFEAIKELKGNAQNGLNFALVEQFAHCISIFPVGCLVELNTGEVAIVLSQNRTQRFLPRIMVICDAKKKPYDNPATVDLKKFDLSPVGVPYKIINDLPQGAYGIDPKRFYL encoded by the coding sequence ATGATCAACAATTCAAGCATAGAAATCCCTATCCTGGATTTAAAAGTGGGCATGTATGTCAGCCAATTGGATCGCCCTTGGCTGGATACACCTTTCCCGCTGCAGGGTGTGCTGATGCGGACAGAGAAAGATATTGCAGCCCTAAAGAAAATTTGCCAGTTTGTCTTTGTCGATATTGAGCGCAGCGAACCTTTCGTAGTACAAAAGCATTTGCCTTTCGCCGTCTTTAACCAAGCCACATCATCGGCAAACCAGAATAAATCCAGTAATAGCGAGAAACTATTGCAACTGGATCCATTGCTGCAACGCGTGAAGACATACGACGATTTCCGCACTGCTGAACAGGAAATACCTGCTGCCACGAAAGCATACGATTTCACGCTCGCTTTGCTGAATGACATTACAAACAATATCGAGCGCGGCATTAAATTTGATATACACGCCGCGCATGAAGTCGTGGATACACTATGCGAAAGCGTTATCCGGAATCCTGATGCAGCACTCCTGCTTGCTCAGCTAAAATCAACCGGGAAGGAACTATACGACAGCGCAGTCAAAACTTCGGTGCATATGCTCGCATTCGGCCGGCACTTGGGCCTTCCACGCCGGGAATTGTCAGTGCTTGGGTTAGGCGGATTACTGATGGATATCGGCAAGCAACGCTTACCTAAGGAAATTCAAACCAAAAGAAGCATGTATCTTAAACCCGAGGAACGAAAATTGATGAAACAGCACATCGCGTACAGTCAAGAAATCGTGACTCAGTTATGCAATGTCTCGGATGAAGTCATCAAGATCGTTACCCAGCATCACGAACGGGAAAATGGTAATGGTTATCCGCTGAACTTATACGCCAATCAGATTCATCCCTATGGCCGTATGGCCGCAGTCGTTGATAGTTATGAAGAATTGATCTGGGGCCAGTCCGGCATGCCTGGCTTGAGACCATTCGAGGCGATCAAGGAACTCAAGGGAAATGCGCAAAATGGCCTCAATTTTGCATTGGTAGAACAATTCGCCCATTGCATCAGTATTTTTCCGGTTGGCTGCTTAGTCGAACTCAACACCGGAGAAGTTGCGATTGTACTCTCGCAAAACCGGACTCAACGTTTCTTGCCGCGCATTATGGTCATTTGCGATGCAAAGAAAAAACCTTATGATAATCCCGCTACGGTTGACTTAAAAAAATTCGACCTAAGTCCGGTGGGAGTTCCCTATAAAATTATCAACGACTTACCCCAAGGCGCTTATGGGATCGATCCGAAGAGATTCTATCTGTAG
- a CDS encoding TIGR04255 family protein, whose amino-acid sequence MNEQGFEPIHDAHAIEQVAIIVEFNRLLDDLSLMEAYKLSEKFKDDLPGKVEMAKQGLSIPIEKQGAVTHHPPISMGIGLRRVAPDGTVVDELRIERSSITFITTSYTRWEKIWGKASLYFKELLPTYLSNDGNLIAIGLNYSDKFVWKGIPDECNPKFLIREDSKYICNHIFGTKELWHSHTGVFIRADDHTKRLLNVNIDYIDDIKPEGQKKIVSIAITVTDQFNQPSYIPLDNTENPFSIIENHLNDIHDFSKSVLSELIVEKMCRRIALNEEI is encoded by the coding sequence ATGAATGAACAAGGCTTTGAACCTATTCATGACGCCCATGCAATTGAACAGGTCGCTATTATCGTAGAATTTAATCGTTTGCTTGATGATTTATCACTAATGGAAGCTTATAAACTTTCAGAAAAATTTAAAGATGATTTGCCAGGAAAAGTAGAAATGGCAAAGCAGGGATTGAGCATTCCTATTGAAAAACAAGGCGCCGTAACACATCATCCCCCTATTAGTATGGGAATTGGCTTAAGAAGGGTAGCGCCTGATGGAACTGTCGTAGATGAACTACGTATAGAAAGATCATCAATAACTTTTATAACAACCAGTTATACAAGGTGGGAGAAAATTTGGGGAAAAGCCAGTTTATATTTTAAGGAATTATTACCAACATACCTATCTAATGACGGTAACCTGATCGCAATAGGTTTGAATTATTCTGATAAATTTGTCTGGAAAGGCATTCCTGATGAATGCAATCCTAAATTTTTAATTCGAGAGGATTCAAAATATATCTGTAATCATATTTTCGGAACAAAAGAACTATGGCACAGCCATACAGGGGTATTTATCCGAGCTGATGATCATACAAAAAGATTATTAAATGTTAATATTGATTATATTGATGATATAAAACCTGAAGGACAAAAAAAAATCGTATCAATTGCTATCACTGTTACCGATCAATTCAATCAACCATCTTATATACCGTTAGATAACACTGAAAATCCATTTTCAATAATCGAAAACCATCTGAATGATATCCATGATTTTAGTAAATCTGTACTAAGTGAGTTGATTGTTGAAAAAATGTGCCGACGAATTGCTTTAAACGAAGAAATATAA